GATTTCACGGGATTCTTTGAACGGGAACATCTGACGGACGGACCCTTCAAGGGAAAGGTATTTAAAACAGTCGAGTTCGTACAGGTGGAGTGGTTGGCAAACACCCACTTCATCGTAGTGATGGGAAAGTATCTTCTTCCATTCGGTATCTACAATGAACGGCTGCAACCGATATGGATAAAGAACCTCCAAGATGCACCGATCACGGCCGCGGTTGGAACACGTACGAGTGGCGCCGGTGATGGATTCCAGCTGCGCGGAGTCGTTGTGCAGCGCCCTCGCTACACAATTCAGTATTCCACTTATTTTTCAGCGAGAAGCAATATCAATCAGCTACAGGCAGCTCGCACTGCGGGGGGAGATGTGAGCATATTTCTTCCTGCACCAAGGCTCGAGATTGGAACGTCATACCAACGCTTCCTTCAGGGCCAGCAGATCAACAGTGCCGCGACGTATGTGTCATGGCAGCCACGGCACATTCCGATGGATCTCAAGGCGGAGTTCGACGGCAGCTATTACGGTAAGGGTTACTGGCTTGAGTCGGCATACAACCTTACCGCGTTACCTGTACCAGCATTGATCCGAAAGGCGCAGTTCGTGGGGCGAATACAGCACTTCTCGCCGACGCATGGAGGAGGCAACAGTTTGCCGCGCGTCAACAATGAACGAGTCGATTTCGGACTGAACTACTATGTGCGCGATGATCTTCGGTTTATCTCAAGTTATGGGCGCGCCTTCAGTTCACAGGGGAACACGAATATCTGGAATGTCGGACTCACCTATCGCTTTCTCTTCCCGTTATGGCCAGCAAGGAGGCAACAACGATGACACGATCTCTGCTGAGTATCGCACTGGCAGCAGCAGTGGTGAGCCCGCTGCCAACGATGCAGGATAAGAAAGTCGATACCGCGACGCAGGCTCCGACAACCTCTGCCAACAGAAAAGAAATGACAGGCGACGATGTCTTCCGGGCCAATTGCCAGCGCTGCCATATGCCGCCAATGAGCATCTCTCAGCGCACCACCGGAACTGTTCTTATGCACATGCGGACGCGCGCGCGGCTATCAAGAGAGGATGAACTCAAGCTGCTGCACTTCATGGCTCCGTAGGTCCGGACCGCAGACAGCAAATACACCAAAGGAGAATATGGATGCGGAGACAGTTGTCGATAGCCCTGGTTGTACTGATTGCGAATACATTTGGCGTCGGCGAGATGGCAGCGCAAGAAGCACCCAGGACGATTGAGGTTCATTTGAAGAGATTCGCCTTTTTGCCATCCGAGATTACGGTGAAGAAGGGGGAGACCGTGGATATAAGGCTTATTTCGGAAGATGTAACTCACGGCCTCGCAGTGCCTGAGTTGAACATCAATCGCGAGGTCAGCAAAGGACATCCTGAAGACATTGTAATCACGCCACAGGCGGTGGGCGATT
This portion of the Edaphobacter sp. 4G125 genome encodes:
- a CDS encoding cupredoxin domain-containing protein encodes the protein MRRQLSIALVVLIANTFGVGEMAAQEAPRTIEVHLKRFAFLPSEITVKKGETVDIRLISEDVTHGLAVPELNINREVSKGHPEDIVITPQAVGDFHGQCARFCGVNHGMMTFTIHVTE